The genome window AAGCCAGGTCAAGAATTTATGGATTCCATCAGAATTCATTTGGCCCCAATGCTCGTGATCTCCTAAAACAGCACAAGTCATTATTATAGATTTCTGTAGATCCATGTTCTTATCTTTTTCTGGAACTAGAGCCTTTAAGAATTCTGCAGCCTTCTCAGGATATTCTTGCGCGTAGAAAAAACCCTTTTTAGTGGCTTTTAAAAATGATCTTAATGCGACTTCTTTTGTGGAAATGGTATGTTCAGAGCAACTGATCACAGGAGAATATGAGTAAGGAATACCGTAGTCCTTTAATTGGAACAATACCAACTCGGTATTCTGTTGTGCTGCCTGAACACCTTCCCAATTGGTAAAGATCCAAGTGGCTTGAACTTGATCCTTTTCTATGGTTTCCCAAATACCTAATTTATCTGGGTAAACGCATTCTATCATTCCTTTTCCACCATCATTTTTGATCATTTGTTTCACTATAGCATCTTCGTAGCGGGCCTTATAAGAAGCATAAGTGGTATGATCTAAATCTTTAGGAGACCTAATCCCTGTACCAGATTTACAAGCTATTGCACTAAGATCTTCTTGAAATAGGGCTGCAATTGCAATTAGATCAAAAGCATTTGATTTTGTTTGATAACTCATCACACTCTCCAGCGGACACAAAGCCATATCTACTTGGCCTAGTTCCACTTTCTTTGCAGGGGTGAGCTCGTAATTATCTTGTGAAGGATCTATAATTTCTACCAATAAGTCTTCATTTGCGTAGTACCCCAATTCTTGAGCTATAAAAAACCCAATGTGATTTGCATTTGGCGTCCAGTCTAGAGCTATTTTTAACGATGTCATCGATTGATTTTCAAATTAAAAACCAATTTACACCAAAGAACACCAAGTTATGTGAAGGTGTTTGTAAAGTTGGTAAGAAATTGTGATTGATTACGTTGATATATGATTTGAAGATAAATACAAAGTATGTGATCCTATTCTAAGACCTCAAAATCTATCCGGCTAAAATTTGCCACCGCTACTTTCGCCCCTCCAGTGGCTACTTTTGGTCCCATTAACTATTACTTGCAGTCGATGAGCTTTTTTTCGAGAGCAATGCAAACGACAGATTTGCTAGCTTGCTACTAATTAGTAGTGGTTGAAGAGGAGTTGGTTAATTCTCCTTTTCAAGTCCTATTCTCAGAACTATTTACAACTCGGCAGCTGCCTTCCACAACGCATCCTTAACATTCACAGGAGCGATAATCTTAACCTGCTGCTTTTTTACAGGATGCACAAATTCTAATGTTCTCGCGTGAAGATGAATACTGCCGTCTTTATTACTGCGTTTGGCGCCGTATTTTAAATCTCCTTTGATCACACAACCTATTTTACTCAGCTGTGATCTGATTTGATGATGTCTTCCTGTTTCCAGTTTTATTTCTAAAAGCGTATAACGATCCAGTTCTTTAATCACAGTATAGGAGAGTGCTGCTTTTTTAGAGTTGGGCACCTCATGATCATGTGCGTAACTTTTATTTTGCTTCGGATTGCGGACCAGATAATGTTCCAAACGGTCTTTTTTCTTAGGTACAATTCCTTCTACAATTGCCCAATAGGTTTTGTCAGTTTCATGAGTAGCAAAAAGTTTGTTCATTCTAGGCAATGCTTTTGAAGTACGTGCAAATATCACAACACCGCTTGTAGGGCGGTCTAATCTATGAACCACGCCTAAATAGACAGCACCAGGTTTATCGTACTTCTTTGAGATATACTCT of Nonlabens sp. Ci31 contains these proteins:
- a CDS encoding RluA family pseudouridine synthase gives rise to the protein MSINHRILFEDNHLIAINKQSGDLVQGDKTGDEILPDVIKEYISKKYDKPGAVYLGVVHRLDRPTSGVVIFARTSKALPRMNKLFATHETDKTYWAIVEGIVPKKKDRLEHYLVRNPKQNKSYAHDHEVPNSKKAALSYTVIKELDRYTLLEIKLETGRHHQIRSQLSKIGCVIKGDLKYGAKRSNKDGSIHLHARTLEFVHPVKKQQVKIIAPVNVKDALWKAAAEL
- a CDS encoding ABC transporter substrate-binding protein, whose amino-acid sequence is MTSLKIALDWTPNANHIGFFIAQELGYYANEDLLVEIIDPSQDNYELTPAKKVELGQVDMALCPLESVMSYQTKSNAFDLIAIAALFQEDLSAIACKSGTGIRSPKDLDHTTYASYKARYEDAIVKQMIKNDGGKGMIECVYPDKLGIWETIEKDQVQATWIFTNWEGVQAAQQNTELVLFQLKDYGIPYSYSPVISCSEHTISTKEVALRSFLKATKKGFFYAQEYPEKAAEFLKALVPEKDKNMDLQKSIIMTCAVLGDHEHWGQMNSDGIHKFLTWLQDQKLENHHLKANSLFTNTLLS